Below is a window of Candidatus Methylomirabilota bacterium DNA.
CGCAGCCGGTGATAGATCGGGAACGGGTCTTCCAGAAAGCCGGGCTCGAGGCGGAGCAGGTCGAAGGCGAGCGCGGCCTGCCGCTCCGCTTCGTCGTCGCCCGCGATGATGGTCCCAACCATTCCGATCCGTGCTCGGGCTGGATGATCTCACGGAAAAGACCATCCTCTAGGTCAGTCGGGCGATCTACTTGACAACAAATACTACATTGTAGTATATGTATCTTGTCGGACCGGGGAGGTGCTATGAAAGGGCTACGAAAGACCAGCATGAAAGCCGCAGACGAGGTCTGGGTCGCAACGGCGCTTCTCCATCGAGAGCATCCCGAGCGCGCGACCTTCACTCCAAGGGAGATTCTGATGCGCGCGGCAGAGGAGGCGGCCCCGGACAAGGTGAGACCTGCGGTCTATCAGCATGCGGTGCAACACTGCGTGGCGAACAAGCCACCGGACCCGGGCCGGTATCGCATGCTGTACGCGATCGGCAAGACGAGGCGACTGTTCCGCCCAGGCGATCCCTATCATCCAGACCGTCGAGGCGCCAAGATTGTTCCCGAGATCGAAGATCTGCCACGAGAGTACCGGTACCTTCTCGACTGGTACCGCTCTGAGTACGCTCCGGAGACGACGGAACATGGAACGGCCGACCCGATTTTGCAGTTGCGAGGCGTGGGGAAGCACATCTGGGCCGGTGAAGATCCGGACGACTATGTGCTCCGCCTCCGGGAACGCTGGGCATGAGCCGCGTCTTCTGGGATACAAACCTCTTCATCTATCTCATCGAGGGCTCGGGAGAACGTGCAGACCGCGTGACGCGGCTTCGAGAGCGCATGCTCGTCCGCGGAGACCAACTCTATACCTCGACCCTGACCCTGGGGGAGGTACTCGTTAGACCGATGGAGATGCAAGATGACACACTCCGAGAGACGTACGAGCAGGCCATCGTCACCGGTGCAACCATCGTCCCGTTCGATCGATCCGCAGCAGGGGTCTACGCGGCGATCCGAATTGATCGTGCCATCCGCCCGCCTGACGCCATCCAGCTCGCCTGTGCTTCGCAAGCTCGAGTTGATCTCTTCATCACGAACGACGAACGTCTGAGTCAAAAGATTGTTCCAGGCGTTCAGTTCGTAACTTCACTGGAGAGAGCCTTCCTGTAGCTCAGGCCTGAGTATCCGGCGTCCCAATGAGGGAGAAGACCATAACCAGCGAGCGCTCGTACGACGTGATTCATCCCGAGGGCGGCGTCCCCATCAAGGCCTGGACACGCGGCGTTCCCATCGAGGACGTTGCGGCAAAGCAGCTCGCCAACGTGGCGCGCATGCCGTTCATTCATCAGTGGGTCGCGGTCATGCCCGATGTTCACTGGGGTATCGGGGCGACCGTGGGCTGCGTCATCCCCACGGTCGGCGCCATCATTCCCGCGGCCGTGGGTGTCGATATCGGTTGCGGCATGATGGCGACCGAGACGACATTGACGGCACGCGACCTCCCAGATGACCTCCGGGCCATGCGCTCCGCCATCGAGGCCGCCGTGCCCCACGGTCGCACGCCCGGCCGGCGGGACAAGGGGTCGTGGGGCACTCCGCCTCCGGCCGCCGTGAAGGCCTGGGACGAGCTGAAGCCCGGCTTTGATTCGATCGTGGCAAAGCATCCGGCGATCGAGCACTCGAACCACCAGACCCACCTCGGCACGCTCGGCACCGGGAACCACTTCATCGAGGTATGCCTCGATGAAGGTGATCGTGTGTGGTTTCTGCTCCATAGCGGCTCCCGCGGGGTCGGAAACAGGATCGGCACCTACTTCATCGAGCTGGCGAAAAAGGACATGCGCAAGTTGATCGCCAACCTGCCGGACGAGGACCTCGCCTACCTTTCCGAAGGGACCGATCACTTCACGGAATATGTCGAGGCGGTCGAGTGGGCGCAGACGTTTGCCCTCACCAACCGCCGTCTCATGATGAATGCGATCATCGCCGCGGTAGGCTCGGTGGCGGGAATTCCGCCCTTTGCCGCAGGGATGGAGGCGGTCAACTGCCACCATAACTACGTCGCTCGCGAGCACCACTACGGAAAGGACGTGCTGCTGACGCGGAAGGGAGCGGTCAGGGCCAAGCTGGGCGATCTCGGCATCATCCCGGGTAGCATGGGGACGCGCTCATACATCGTGCGCGGCAAGGGAAACCCGGAGAGCTTTCACAGCTGTAGCCACGGGGCGGGGCGAGCGATGTCGAGGTCCGAGGCCAAGCGGCGCTTCACGGTCGCGGACCACGCGACAGCCACGGCCGGCATCGAGTGCCGCAAAGATCATGGGGTCATTGACGAGACTCCCGGCGCCTACAAGTCCATCGAGGCGGTGATGGAGGCGCAGAAGGACTTGGTCGAGATCGTTCACACGCTTCGTCAGCTCGTCTGCGTGAAAGGGTAGCGATCAGCGTCACACCGTGGCGAAGAAGCGGGCGGGGGCGCCCTCGGTGCCCGCGATCTTGTAGAAGGGCGCGGCGAAGTCGACGCGGCGGCGCGGGAGCGCGCCGAGATTGGTCAGCCCTTCCATGATGACCACGCCCGCGCCAAGGATGACCCGGTGCATGGCAAAATCCTCCGAGCCGAAGTCGGGCAGCCGCGCGCAGTACTCCTCGAAGAAGTCGAAGCCGATATTCTTGGGGCCGCGGTCCACCAGCCACTGGGCGGACTCGGGGGGAAAGTATGGCGACTGTGTGAAGTAGTCGGGCCAGGTGCCGTACATCTTGTCCGTCCAGTCCGTGCGCAGCAGCACGATATCGCCGCGCTTGACGTCGCCCGCCCCGGCCTTCTTGAGGTCGTCGATGGTGATCGCGTGATTGGCGCCCACCCAGGACAGATCCACCACGAGGGCCTCGCCCAGCACCTGGTCGAGGGTGATCTCGGCGGTGGTGATGCCGTTCTTGAACACGTGAAGAGGCGAATCGATGTGCGCGCCCGTGTGGAGGCTCTGGTGCACGCTCGAGACCTGCCAGAAGCCCGGTCCCCGCCGGTGCGGCGTCACCTCGAGCCGCATGTTGGTCGAGGGCGGGCTCATGGTGCTCGAGTCCACCGTGACGGAGAGATCGACGAAGCGGCCCATACTCCTCCCCTAAGGCTTGCGCCCGATGGCGCGCGCGGCGCCCGTGAGCTCGACGATGTGCAGCCCCGCATCCGCGCGGTCGGCCAGATAGATGAGCCCGCGGTCGTCCACCTCGACGTTGTTCGTCTGGATGGCCACCTTGCAGCGGTCGGCGCCGTTGACCTTGAGGCAGCGCTTGTCCGTCTTGGCGGTGACGGCGGGGATGAAATACGCGGTTTCCCGGGGATTGAACGGGTCGCGGATGTCGACGGCGCGCACGCCCGCATTGAAGTAGGCGATGAAGACGAGACGGCCATAGTAGATGGGCGTGAACGATTCGTGGCTCGAATGGGGGCCGAAGCGCCCGCCGCGGCTGCAGAAGTCACCGGGGGAGGCGGGCACCTGGAAGGTCGAGACGGAGAACGGCTTCGCTTCCGTGGTGATGTCGACCATGAAGGAGAGCTGCCGGAACTCCTGGCACTCGTTGCGGAGTGACTCGGAGACGAGGAGCAGGAAGTCACGTGTCTGCCCCTTGGCATTCGCCGACCAGTCGGGGATGGGCATGCCCAGGATGGGGTAGCTCGTGTGCCCGCCCCAGGCGGGCGACATGTCGAGGCGTCCCACCTGCGGGTAGAGCAGACTCGCGGGAGTGGGAGCAAAGCGGTCCGCGGCGCTTGGGTCACCGGCCAGCAGCTTCTCGCGATCCACGATCTGCAGGACGCCTTCGGAGCCCGTACCATACGCGAAGTAGACGCGGTTCTTGTAGGCGATGGGCCCGTGCACGCCCTCGGGCGCCGGGCCCGTCGAGCCCGGCTCCTGGCCCACAAGCCCGAAGTCGCGGATGAAGCGTGGCTGCGCGGGATCGGAGAGGTCGTAGATCTTCGTCATGCGATGGGTCCGCCAGCCCGCGGGCCGTCCGTCCGAGACGAGATAGGCGATGCCCGTCTCACACTCCCACCAGT
It encodes the following:
- a CDS encoding cyclase family protein, whose translation is MGRFVDLSVTVDSSTMSPPSTNMRLEVTPHRRGPGFWQVSSVHQSLHTGAHIDSPLHVFKNGITTAEITLDQVLGEALVVDLSWVGANHAITIDDLKKAGAGDVKRGDIVLLRTDWTDKMYGTWPDYFTQSPYFPPESAQWLVDRGPKNIGFDFFEEYCARLPDFGSEDFAMHRVILGAGVVIMEGLTNLGALPRRRVDFAAPFYKIAGTEGAPARFFATV
- a CDS encoding RtcB family protein, whose translation is MREKTITSERSYDVIHPEGGVPIKAWTRGVPIEDVAAKQLANVARMPFIHQWVAVMPDVHWGIGATVGCVIPTVGAIIPAAVGVDIGCGMMATETTLTARDLPDDLRAMRSAIEAAVPHGRTPGRRDKGSWGTPPPAAVKAWDELKPGFDSIVAKHPAIEHSNHQTHLGTLGTGNHFIEVCLDEGDRVWFLLHSGSRGVGNRIGTYFIELAKKDMRKLIANLPDEDLAYLSEGTDHFTEYVEAVEWAQTFALTNRRLMMNAIIAAVGSVAGIPPFAAGMEAVNCHHNYVAREHHYGKDVLLTRKGAVRAKLGDLGIIPGSMGTRSYIVRGKGNPESFHSCSHGAGRAMSRSEAKRRFTVADHATATAGIECRKDHGVIDETPGAYKSIEAVMEAQKDLVEIVHTLRQLVCVKG
- a CDS encoding PIN domain-containing protein is translated as MSRVFWDTNLFIYLIEGSGERADRVTRLRERMLVRGDQLYTSTLTLGEVLVRPMEMQDDTLRETYEQAIVTGATIVPFDRSAAGVYAAIRIDRAIRPPDAIQLACASQARVDLFITNDERLSQKIVPGVQFVTSLERAFL